In Geminocystis sp. NIES-3709, a single genomic region encodes these proteins:
- the ppsA gene encoding phosphoenolpyruvate synthase, with amino-acid sequence MINTAPEKISTTTKQEKFVLWFEEVGIEDVPMVGGKNASLGEMIQQLTAKGVNVPTGFATTAYAYRYFIKKAGLEDQLRKIFANLDVEDLPNLQTVGRQARALVLNTPFPKELELAISDAYFKLCQRYGADPTLCTTEDEEEMMRLRNCSYDTDVAVRSSATAEDLPDASFAGQQETYLNVHGVKQVLESCHKCFASIFTDRAISYRTVKNFDHFEVALSVGVQKMVRSDLASSGVMFSIDTETGFKDAAFVTSAYGLGENVVQGAVNPDEFFVFKPTLKQGFKPILNKRLGSKEIKMVYDLGGGKQVKNVPVSESERLQYSITDEEALTLARWACIIEDHYSEKRGQNSPMDIEWAKDGQTGQLFIVQARPETVQSQKSSNVLKDYKLKATSEVLITGRAVGEMIGQGLARVILNVHQIGEFKAGEVLVTNKTDPDWEPIMKKASAIVTNQGGRTCHAAIIAREMGIPAIVGCGNATGILKTGQDVTVSCSEGEEGRVYSGLVPFDIIETQLDNLPKTRTKILMNVGNPEEAFKLASIPCDGVGLARLEFIIANHIKAHPLALMKFDELTDESVKKEIAELTLGYQNKADFFVDKVAQGVGTIAAAFYPNPVVVRMSDFKSNEYANLLGGADFEPKEENPMIGWRGASRYYDEKYRDAYGLECKALKRVRDDMGLTNVIPMIPFCRTPYEGRRVLAEMEKHGLKRGENGLQVYVMCEIPSNVILADQFTEIFDGFSIGSNDLTQLTLGLDRDSSLVAHIFDERNQAVKDMVAMVIEKAKRNDRKIGICGQAPSDYPEFARFLVELGIDSISLNPDSLLKTLLDIAKLEERLDANK; translated from the coding sequence ATGATAAATACCGCTCCCGAAAAAATTAGTACTACTACCAAACAGGAAAAATTCGTTTTGTGGTTTGAAGAAGTAGGCATCGAAGATGTGCCAATGGTGGGAGGAAAAAATGCCTCTCTAGGGGAAATGATTCAACAATTAACAGCTAAAGGTGTTAACGTACCCACAGGATTCGCTACTACTGCTTATGCTTATCGTTACTTTATCAAAAAAGCAGGTTTAGAAGATCAACTCCGCAAAATTTTCGCTAATTTGGATGTAGAAGATTTACCCAATTTACAAACAGTTGGGCGACAAGCAAGGGCATTAGTTTTAAATACGCCCTTCCCTAAAGAGTTAGAGTTAGCAATCTCCGACGCTTATTTTAAACTCTGTCAACGCTACGGTGCAGATCCTACTCTTTGTACTACAGAAGACGAAGAAGAAATGATGCGTTTGCGTAACTGTTCTTACGATACAGATGTGGCAGTCAGATCATCCGCAACGGCGGAAGACTTGCCCGATGCTAGTTTTGCCGGACAACAGGAAACCTACTTAAATGTTCATGGGGTAAAACAAGTTCTCGAATCTTGTCATAAATGTTTCGCTTCCATTTTTACCGATCGAGCTATATCATATCGTACTGTGAAAAACTTTGATCATTTTGAGGTAGCCTTATCGGTGGGTGTGCAAAAAATGGTACGATCGGACTTAGCATCTTCTGGAGTTATGTTTAGTATCGACACGGAAACAGGCTTTAAAGATGCCGCCTTCGTTACTTCCGCCTATGGTTTAGGGGAAAATGTGGTACAAGGTGCCGTCAACCCTGATGAATTTTTCGTCTTCAAACCCACTCTAAAACAAGGCTTCAAACCCATTTTAAATAAGCGTCTCGGCTCGAAAGAGATCAAAATGGTATATGATTTGGGTGGTGGTAAACAAGTTAAGAACGTTCCTGTCTCGGAATCTGAGCGTCTTCAATATTCTATTACCGATGAGGAAGCCTTAACCCTTGCTCGTTGGGCTTGTATTATCGAAGATCATTACAGCGAAAAAAGGGGGCAAAATAGCCCGATGGATATAGAATGGGCAAAAGATGGTCAAACGGGTCAATTATTCATCGTCCAAGCCCGTCCAGAGACCGTACAATCGCAAAAATCTAGTAATGTCCTCAAAGACTATAAACTAAAAGCTACAAGTGAAGTATTGATTACGGGTCGTGCTGTGGGTGAAATGATTGGTCAAGGTTTAGCCCGTGTTATCCTCAATGTCCATCAAATTGGTGAGTTTAAAGCGGGTGAAGTACTGGTAACTAACAAAACTGATCCCGATTGGGAGCCTATCATGAAAAAAGCTAGTGCGATCGTCACTAACCAAGGGGGGCGCACCTGCCATGCCGCAATTATCGCCCGTGAAATGGGAATACCAGCGATCGTTGGTTGTGGTAATGCTACGGGTATCTTAAAAACAGGTCAAGATGTTACGGTGTCTTGTTCAGAGGGAGAAGAAGGACGGGTGTATTCTGGTTTAGTACCCTTCGACATCATTGAAACCCAACTGGATAATTTACCGAAAACTCGCACAAAAATCTTGATGAATGTGGGTAATCCCGAAGAAGCATTCAAATTAGCCTCCATTCCTTGCGATGGCGTTGGTTTAGCTCGTTTAGAATTCATTATCGCTAACCATATCAAAGCGCATCCTTTAGCCTTGATGAAATTCGATGAATTAACCGATGAATCCGTCAAGAAAGAGATTGCCGAGTTAACTTTAGGCTACCAAAATAAAGCCGATTTCTTTGTCGATAAAGTCGCTCAAGGTGTAGGTACGATCGCAGCCGCCTTCTATCCCAATCCCGTAGTGGTTCGTATGTCTGACTTTAAATCCAATGAGTATGCTAACCTCTTGGGGGGTGCAGACTTTGAACCGAAAGAAGAAAACCCCATGATTGGTTGGCGTGGTGCGTCTCGTTACTACGATGAAAAATACCGTGATGCTTACGGTTTAGAATGTAAAGCCTTAAAACGTGTCCGTGACGACATGGGCTTAACTAACGTAATTCCAATGATTCCTTTCTGTCGTACTCCCTACGAAGGTCGCCGAGTATTAGCAGAGATGGAAAAACATGGTTTAAAACGGGGTGAAAATGGCTTACAAGTCTATGTAATGTGTGAAATTCCTAGTAACGTTATCCTTGCAGATCAATTTACCGAAATTTTTGACGGTTTCTCCATTGGTTCAAATGATTTAACTCAGCTTACACTAGGACTCGATCGAGATTCCTCATTAGTAGCACACATTTTCGATGAACGCAACCAAGCCGTTAAAGATATGGTAGCCATGGTGATTGAAAAAGCGAAACGCAACGATCGTAAAATCGGTATTTGTGGACAAGCGCCCAGCGATTACCCTGAATTTGCCCGTTTCTTAGTGGAGTTAGGTATTGACTCCATCAGTTTAAATCCTGATTCCTTACTAAAAACTTTGCTTGATATTGCTAAGTTAGAAGAAAGATTAGACGCAAATAAATAA
- a CDS encoding calcium-binding protein — MTTLNGTGLADSLNGSSLSPLTINGLAGDDTLLGGLQGDTLDGGDDNDSIIASRGNDSIIGGSGDDTINYANIGTAVTLQATGLLSKGSFGTDTLVGVETIIGATNRANVIDASSSTSAVLVDLANDTLTVVDFDGMGGDLNFQIINFVNVTGGSNDDTIIGNLSNNVLNGSAGNDSILGGLGNDTIDGGADNDSLLGGDGNDRILSGIGDDTILGGMGNDTIVLVAGDKLVYGGNDTTFDQGTDTADYSQLNESITLQATGLVVKGAGGASGTDTLAGIDNIIGDTGTGIVNTIDVSNEDLGGGAIDVDLGTNTLDVVNVDFGSGVIPLVSFGVTNFINVVGSNGSDTITGSSLANNLQGGDADDTINGGSGNDTILGDAGSDTLNGGLGNDSVVGGDGDDTLIGSRGNDRLIGGDDMMTTDTADYSDLGQRVTLRPQGVVAKDGGFGTDTLVGVETIIGTTGQSNLIDVSTSSLDINVDLGNDTLTVIDFDGMGTDLNFDVINFVNVTGGSGNDTIIGSAVANTLNGGVGDDSIQGGAENDNLNGGNGNDILEGGDDNDTIIGSSGSDSIFGGVDGTDSGTDTANYSALTQAITLQPLGVVAKGTLGTDTLSGIETIIGATNRANVIDVSTASAGLSIEVDLSNTSTDNLTVADSGMTFMGSFAVRNFRNVIGTDGNDTITGDSSTNLLDGGDGDDTLNGGTGNDTLVGSSGNDSLLGGTGTDTANYSSLGEIVTLGATGTITKETLGTDTLSGVEVIIGATGENNAIDASTATSGVSITVNLATTTNNLTIAGVPFATLPNPIFSVRNFVNVTGTNSVDNITGSTVDNTLSGLDGNDFIDGGSGNDSLDGGIDGDTLIGGIGNDTLIGNNGADSLVGGTGNDTLTGDSGNDTLIGSAGKDTLTGGGGSNVLDYRTLSDSLLSNFDIITDFSDTDDDFRVSSFGGFNNGTFNVASLTASAIASGLSGISFGAFQAATFTLTTDVGSSYLVINNSTAGYSSSTDAIVRLEGFAGTLTNANFV, encoded by the coding sequence ATGACAACACTTAATGGAACAGGTTTAGCCGATTCACTCAATGGATCTTCTTTGAGTCCTTTAACTATAAATGGTCTTGCTGGAGATGACACTTTACTTGGTGGTCTTCAGGGTGATACTTTAGATGGAGGAGATGATAATGATTCAATTATTGCCAGTCGTGGAAATGATAGTATTATTGGAGGCAGTGGAGATGACACTATCAACTATGCAAATATCGGTACTGCCGTTACTCTTCAAGCTACGGGATTATTAAGTAAAGGTTCTTTTGGTACAGATACTCTTGTCGGTGTAGAAACTATTATTGGTGCAACCAATCGGGCAAACGTTATAGATGCATCTAGTAGCACATCAGCAGTATTAGTAGATTTGGCAAATGACACTCTAACTGTTGTTGATTTTGATGGTATGGGTGGTGATCTCAATTTTCAAATCATTAATTTTGTTAATGTCACTGGTGGTAGTAATGATGATACGATTATCGGCAATTTAAGTAACAATGTTTTAAACGGCAGTGCTGGAAACGATAGTATTCTCGGCGGTTTAGGCAACGATACGATCGATGGTGGTGCTGATAATGATTCATTGCTTGGAGGAGATGGAAACGATCGAATCCTGAGTGGCATCGGTGATGACACAATTTTAGGTGGCATGGGCAATGACACTATTGTTCTTGTTGCAGGAGATAAATTAGTCTATGGTGGAAATGATACAACTTTTGATCAAGGAACCGATACTGCTGACTATTCCCAATTAAATGAAAGTATAACTCTTCAAGCTACTGGTTTAGTCGTAAAAGGGGCTGGTGGTGCTTCTGGTACAGATACTCTAGCAGGAATAGATAATATTATAGGTGATACAGGAACTGGTATTGTTAACACGATCGACGTTTCTAATGAAGATTTGGGTGGTGGTGCGATTGATGTTGATTTAGGTACAAACACCCTAGATGTTGTCAACGTAGATTTTGGATCGGGTGTTATTCCTTTAGTTTCTTTTGGAGTAACTAACTTCATTAACGTAGTTGGTAGTAATGGCAGTGATACCATTACAGGAAGTAGCCTTGCCAATAACTTACAAGGTGGAGATGCAGACGATACCATTAATGGCGGTTCAGGAAACGATACTATTCTTGGAGACGCAGGAAGTGATACTCTAAATGGTGGGTTGGGGAATGATAGTGTAGTTGGTGGTGATGGTGACGACACTCTTATCGGCAGTCGTGGTAACGATCGACTCATTGGTGGTGACGATATGATGACCACAGACACCGCCGACTATTCTGATTTAGGTCAACGTGTTACCCTCAGACCACAAGGAGTTGTAGCTAAAGATGGAGGGTTTGGAACTGATACTTTAGTAGGCGTTGAAACAATCATCGGAACGACGGGGCAATCAAACCTTATTGATGTTTCCACTAGCAGTTTAGACATAAACGTTGACTTGGGTAATGATACTTTAACCGTCATTGATTTTGACGGTATGGGTACTGATCTTAACTTCGATGTCATAAACTTTGTTAATGTAACTGGTGGTAGTGGCAACGATACTATAATTGGTAGTGCTGTCGCTAATACATTAAATGGAGGTGTTGGTGATGATAGCATCCAAGGAGGTGCTGAAAATGATAATCTTAATGGTGGTAATGGTAATGACATCCTAGAAGGTGGTGACGATAACGATACAATAATTGGCAGTAGCGGTAGTGATTCTATTTTTGGTGGTGTTGACGGAACTGACAGTGGAACAGACACCGCAAATTACTCTGCACTAACTCAAGCCATTACCTTACAACCTTTGGGAGTAGTAGCAAAAGGCACTCTTGGTACGGATACCTTATCGGGAATTGAAACTATTATCGGTGCAACCAATCGAGCAAATGTCATAGATGTCTCTACTGCTAGTGCAGGTCTGAGCATTGAAGTTGACTTAAGTAATACGAGTACAGATAATTTAACAGTTGCCGATAGTGGAATGACTTTCATGGGTAGCTTTGCCGTACGAAATTTCCGTAACGTAATTGGTACTGACGGTAATGATACGATTACAGGTGATTCTTCCACCAACTTATTAGATGGTGGTGATGGTGATGATACCCTTAATGGCGGTACTGGAAATGACACTCTTGTCGGTAGTAGTGGTAATGATAGCCTTTTGGGAGGCACTGGTACTGACACCGCCAATTACTCCTCTTTGGGGGAAATTGTTACTCTGGGGGCAACAGGAACAATTACTAAAGAGACTTTAGGCACAGATACACTCAGTGGAGTGGAAGTTATTATCGGCGCGACAGGAGAAAATAATGCGATCGATGCGAGTACCGCCACAAGTGGTGTTAGTATTACCGTTAACTTAGCTACTACTACTAACAACTTGACTATTGCAGGAGTTCCTTTTGCGACTCTACCAAATCCCATCTTTTCTGTACGCAATTTTGTCAATGTTACTGGAACAAATAGTGTTGACAATATTACTGGTAGTACGGTAGATAATACTCTTAGTGGTTTAGATGGTAATGACTTCATTGATGGAGGAAGCGGTAATGATAGCCTTGACGGTGGTATTGATGGAGATACTCTTATCGGTGGTATTGGAAATGATACTCTAATTGGTAATAATGGTGCAGATAGTCTTGTAGGTGGTACAGGCAATGACACTCTGACTGGTGATAGTGGAAATGATACTCTCATTGGTAGTGCAGGAAAAGATACTTTGACTGGTGGTGGTGGAAGTAATGTTTTAGATTACAGAACTTTAAGTGATTCTTTGCTCAGTAATTTTGACATCATCACCGATTTTAGTGACACAGATGATGACTTCCGAGTCTCTTCCTTCGGGGGATTCAATAATGGAACGTTTAATGTTGCTAGTTTAACTGCTAGTGCTATTGCTTCAGGTTTAAGCGGTATAAGTTTTGGTGCATTCCAAGCCGCCACTTTTACATTGACTACCGACGTAGGTAGTAGTTATCTCGTTATTAATAATAGTACTGCTGGGTACTCATCTTCTACAGATGCGATCGTTCGTCTGGAAGGTTTCGCCGGAACATTAACTAATGCAAACTTTGTTTAA
- the ebsA gene encoding type IV pilus biogenesis protein EbsA has protein sequence MSSIEKLQPASKADTLMYQPYYGKEQHEILPYALSLYQQGFLEGERIIEGKKNIPFVAIWYVSRLPAEPTRCRIQFDGSADLSYEVNLSNSEFIEFLILLIKNFKQSRQTDFSQKFYRKLLRLDD, from the coding sequence ATGTCTAGTATTGAAAAATTACAACCTGCCAGTAAAGCCGATACTTTAATGTATCAACCTTACTATGGAAAAGAACAACATGAAATATTGCCCTATGCTTTAAGTTTATATCAACAAGGATTTTTAGAAGGAGAAAGAATCATCGAGGGGAAAAAAAATATTCCTTTTGTCGCTATTTGGTATGTTTCAAGATTACCAGCTGAACCAACTCGGTGTCGGATTCAGTTTGATGGCAGTGCAGATTTGAGTTATGAGGTTAACTTATCTAATTCGGAATTTATCGAATTTCTAATTCTATTAATTAAAAATTTTAAACAATCTCGTCAAACGGATTTTTCGCAAAAGTTTTACCGTAAACTCTTACGTCTTGATGATTAA
- a CDS encoding AAA family ATPase, with the protein MQQNIPRIESLKVQNYRALHNLELKEITPLTVFLGPNGSGKSTIFDVFAFLSECFTESLRTAWDRRGRFRELRTRGSEGYIVIEIKYREEYHPRKSPIITYHLAIAEENNRPFVAEEWLQWRRKSSGKPFRFLDFKRGEGQVVSGDTPDAENERISEKLESPEFLAVNTLGQFSKHPRVSALRKFITSWYLSYISADNTKTSTEAGAQERLTPMGDNLPNVIQYLKEEHPERLDKILEILSLRIPRLEKVEASIMPDNRLLLQIKDAPFVQPILSKFASDGTLKMLAYLTLLYDPQAPQLIGIEEPENHLHPRLLPELAEECRSASSNTQLMVTTHSPFFVDSLKPEELWVLYRDEKGFTQAKRTADMKGVKEFIEHGALLGSLWMEDYFDVGNPLKNSGKGR; encoded by the coding sequence ATGCAACAAAATATTCCTAGAATAGAATCTCTAAAAGTCCAAAATTATCGGGCTTTACATAACCTTGAATTAAAAGAGATTACTCCTTTAACAGTATTTTTGGGTCCAAATGGTAGTGGAAAATCTACCATATTTGATGTTTTTGCTTTTTTATCAGAATGTTTTACAGAAAGTTTAAGAACGGCATGGGATAGACGAGGACGATTTCGTGAATTGCGTACTAGGGGCAGTGAAGGGTATATTGTAATTGAAATTAAATATAGAGAAGAATATCATCCCAGAAAATCACCAATCATCACATATCATTTGGCGATCGCAGAAGAAAATAATCGCCCTTTTGTAGCTGAAGAATGGTTACAATGGAGAAGAAAAAGTAGTGGTAAACCTTTTCGCTTTTTAGACTTTAAAAGAGGGGAAGGACAAGTTGTTAGTGGTGATACTCCCGATGCTGAAAATGAACGTATTTCAGAAAAGTTAGAATCGCCTGAATTTTTAGCGGTGAATACTTTAGGACAATTCTCTAAACATCCAAGGGTTAGTGCTTTACGGAAATTTATTACCAGTTGGTATTTATCTTATATTAGTGCTGATAATACTAAAACTTCTACTGAAGCAGGCGCCCAAGAAAGATTAACTCCCATGGGAGATAATTTACCCAATGTCATTCAATATCTAAAGGAAGAACATCCAGAAAGACTAGATAAAATATTGGAAATTCTTTCTCTTCGTATTCCTCGTCTGGAAAAAGTGGAAGCATCAATTATGCCTGACAATCGTCTTTTATTACAAATCAAAGATGCTCCTTTTGTTCAACCGATACTCTCAAAATTTGCTTCTGATGGAACATTAAAAATGTTAGCTTATTTAACTCTCTTGTATGATCCTCAAGCACCTCAATTAATAGGTATCGAAGAACCGGAAAATCATTTACATCCTCGTTTATTGCCTGAATTAGCCGAAGAATGTCGTAGTGCGTCTAGTAATACTCAGTTAATGGTAACAACTCATTCTCCTTTCTTTGTAGATTCTTTAAAACCTGAAGAGTTATGGGTTTTATACCGAGATGAAAAAGGTTTTACCCAAGCAAAAAGAACGGCAGATATGAAGGGAGTAAAAGAATTTATTGAACATGGTGCATTATTAGGCTCTTTATGGATGGAAGATTATTTTGATGTGGGAAATCCTTTGAAAAATTCTGGTAAGGGAAGATAA
- a CDS encoding pitrilysin family protein, with product MKQNQKHIQKTTLNNGITLIVIENPTTEIIAGRIFCRNAGSLWEATHQAGIFHLLASVMSKGTRHLSSLEIAEKVESIGAALGTDTSSDYFLVGMKTITEDFSEILALAGEIIRYPSFPDTEIELEKKITLQNILSQKEQPFNLAFSQLREMIYGQHPYGFSVLGTENTLNQLTAFDLKECHQKHFTPDNFVISLAGKINLDQAIEMVENIFGDWQKSHNRNKLNPYPLYPQALDRKIEQENQQSIIMMGYLSPEITHPDYPILKLLTTYLGNGLSSRLFVELREKRGLAYDVSAFYPTRLDKSQFVVYMGTASQNIEIGKEGLYNEIQRLRQEKLSAKELEIAKSKLLGQYALGKQTNAEFAQIFGWYETLGLGIEYDEIFPQQINNVTLEDIQRVANTYLKDSSLCTSIVGK from the coding sequence GTGAAGCAAAATCAAAAACATATCCAAAAAACAACTCTTAACAACGGTATAACATTAATTGTTATTGAAAATCCTACCACAGAAATAATAGCAGGACGAATTTTTTGCCGTAATGCAGGAAGTTTATGGGAAGCAACCCATCAAGCCGGAATTTTTCATCTTTTAGCTAGTGTAATGTCTAAAGGCACACGTCATCTATCTTCTTTAGAAATAGCAGAAAAAGTAGAATCGATCGGTGCAGCATTAGGTACAGATACTTCTAGTGACTATTTTTTAGTAGGTATGAAAACTATTACCGAAGATTTTAGCGAAATTCTTGCTCTTGCCGGAGAAATTATCCGTTATCCCTCTTTTCCTGATACGGAAATTGAATTAGAAAAAAAAATAACTTTACAGAACATCCTTTCACAAAAAGAACAACCCTTTAACCTTGCTTTTAGTCAGTTAAGGGAAATGATTTATGGACAACATCCTTATGGTTTTTCTGTTTTAGGTACGGAAAATACTTTGAATCAATTAACTGCTTTTGATTTGAAAGAATGTCATCAAAAACACTTTACTCCTGATAACTTTGTTATTAGTCTAGCAGGAAAAATTAATTTGGATCAAGCGATCGAGATGGTAGAAAATATTTTCGGTGATTGGCAAAAATCCCATAATAGGAATAAACTTAACCCTTATCCATTGTACCCCCAAGCACTCGATCGAAAAATTGAACAGGAAAACCAACAATCTATCATCATGATGGGATACCTATCCCCAGAAATTACCCACCCAGATTATCCCATACTCAAACTATTAACCACCTATTTAGGTAATGGCTTATCAAGTCGCTTATTTGTAGAATTGAGAGAAAAGAGAGGATTAGCTTATGATGTCTCAGCTTTTTATCCCACAAGGCTAGATAAATCTCAATTTGTGGTGTATATGGGTACAGCTTCTCAAAATATTGAAATAGGAAAAGAAGGTTTATACAACGAAATTCAAAGATTAAGACAGGAAAAATTAAGTGCCAAAGAGTTAGAAATAGCTAAGAGTAAACTTTTAGGGCAATATGCTTTAGGAAAACAAACAAACGCCGAATTTGCTCAAATTTTTGGATGGTATGAAACCCTCGGCTTAGGAATTGAATACGACGAAATTTTCCCCCAACAAATTAATAATGTCACCCTTGAAGATATACAACGAGTAGCTAATACTTACTTAAAAGATAGCTCTTTATGCACTTCGATCGTAGGAAAATAA
- a CDS encoding SDR family oxidoreductase: MEISPNQTRAIITGASSGIGKATAIAFASSGIDLCLIGRSHAKLTEVAHLAQEYGVQVKVISADFSDVSTIRSKIQSIAEEYGNIDILVNNAGMGYTNLLRDTSLADWQKVLDLNLTSVFECVMGVLPSMRKHGKGTIVNVASISAQTFFPEWGTYSVSKTALVTFGQCLALEERSNGIRVTTIFPGAVDTPIWDTNTVQAQLDRTAMLKPETVAQAILQTVLLPQEAVIEQLTITPSIGAL; this comes from the coding sequence ATGGAAATTTCCCCAAATCAAACACGAGCTATCATAACCGGAGCTAGTAGTGGGATTGGTAAAGCAACAGCCATCGCCTTTGCATCATCAGGGATTGATTTATGTTTAATCGGTCGTTCTCATGCTAAATTGACGGAAGTAGCTCATCTTGCACAAGAATATGGGGTACAAGTTAAAGTAATTTCTGCTGATTTCAGTGATGTATCCACAATTAGGAGTAAGATACAGTCGATCGCAGAAGAATATGGTAATATTGATATTCTAGTCAATAATGCGGGGATGGGTTATACAAACCTGTTAAGAGACACGTCCTTAGCAGATTGGCAAAAAGTTTTAGATCTCAATTTAACCAGTGTGTTTGAGTGCGTCATGGGGGTTTTACCATCCATGAGAAAACATGGTAAAGGTACAATTGTTAATGTGGCTTCCATCTCTGCCCAGACTTTTTTCCCAGAGTGGGGAACTTATTCTGTCAGTAAAACTGCCCTTGTTACTTTTGGTCAATGTTTGGCTTTGGAAGAAAGAAGTAATGGCATCCGAGTTACGACTATTTTTCCGGGGGCAGTAGATACTCCCATTTGGGATACAAATACTGTACAAGCACAACTCGATCGAACAGCGATGTTAAAACCCGAAACCGTTGCTCAAGCCATTTTACAAACAGTATTGCTACCTCAAGAGGCGGTTATTGAACAATTAACAATTACCCCTAGTATTGGTGCTTTATAG
- a CDS encoding GTP-binding protein, translating to MTKVESVNTEINIMDVPKQGLPVTIITGFLGSGKTTLLNHILQNQQGVKTAVLVNEFGEIGIDNDLIISSDEDMVELSNGCICCTINTDLVDAVYKVLERDEKIDYLVVETTGLADPLPVALTFLGTELRDMTRLDSIVTLVDSENFSLDLFNSDAAYNQIAYGDIILLNKTDLVDSADVDLLEVRLRDIKQDARIMRTTKSQVPLPLILSVGLFESDKYFDQDDSSDDHEHNHHCTEDHEHDHNCGHDHHDHSHHHHSDHLENDGFTSVSFVSDKPFNIRKLQSFLDNELPVNVFRAKGILWFQESPDRHIFHLSGKRFTIEDDEWKKGQTRENKLVFIGQNIDGDRIKQQLEECLYR from the coding sequence ATGACAAAAGTAGAATCAGTAAATACAGAAATAAATATAATGGATGTGCCGAAGCAAGGTTTACCTGTCACTATCATTACAGGTTTTTTAGGCAGTGGTAAAACTACTTTACTTAATCATATTTTGCAAAATCAACAGGGTGTTAAAACAGCAGTATTGGTGAATGAATTTGGAGAGATTGGTATTGATAATGATTTAATTATCTCCAGTGATGAAGATATGGTGGAGTTGAGTAATGGTTGTATTTGTTGTACCATCAACACAGATTTAGTGGATGCTGTATATAAAGTTTTAGAAAGAGATGAGAAAATAGATTATTTAGTAGTGGAAACCACTGGTTTAGCCGATCCTTTACCTGTGGCTTTAACTTTTTTAGGAACTGAACTACGAGACATGACAAGGTTGGACTCGATCGTAACCTTAGTGGATTCAGAAAATTTTAGTCTTGATTTATTCAATAGTGATGCGGCTTATAATCAAATTGCTTACGGTGATATTATTTTACTTAATAAAACCGATTTAGTGGATTCCGCAGATGTGGATTTGTTAGAGGTTAGATTAAGAGATATTAAGCAAGATGCGAGAATTATGCGCACCACTAAATCTCAAGTGCCGTTACCATTGATCTTAAGTGTGGGTTTATTCGAGTCAGATAAATATTTTGATCAGGATGATTCTTCTGATGATCACGAACATAATCATCATTGTACAGAAGATCACGAACACGATCATAATTGCGGTCATGATCACCATGATCACTCTCATCATCACCATTCGGATCATTTAGAAAATGATGGTTTTACCTCCGTTTCCTTTGTTAGTGATAAGCCTTTTAATATTCGTAAATTACAAAGTTTTTTAGATAATGAATTACCTGTTAATGTGTTTCGTGCCAAAGGTATTCTTTGGTTTCAGGAAAGTCCCGATCGCCATATTTTCCATTTAAGCGGTAAACGTTTCACCATTGAAGATGATGAGTGGAAAAAAGGACAAACAAGAGAAAATAAATTAGTTTTTATCGGCCAAAATATTGATGGCGATCGCATTAAACAACAACTTGAAGAATGTTTGTACCGTTAA
- a CDS encoding DUF4276 family protein: MALKQKLEGIAKQTGFITKTSRTNNQDFQVLNRIVVEELEAWFFGDINAIRQAYPRVSQNLINQKPYRNPDNIKGGTWEALEKILNKAGYFQGGLQKLVCAREISGYMNLNENRSKSFQIFVQGLLEIIKT; this comes from the coding sequence ATGGCCTTAAAACAAAAATTAGAAGGTATTGCGAAACAAACTGGTTTTATTACTAAAACGTCAAGAACAAATAATCAAGATTTTCAAGTTCTTAATCGCATTGTTGTAGAAGAATTAGAGGCATGGTTTTTTGGTGATATAAATGCTATTCGTCAAGCCTATCCAAGGGTATCACAAAATTTGATCAATCAAAAACCCTATCGAAATCCTGATAACATCAAAGGGGGAACTTGGGAAGCATTAGAAAAAATTTTAAATAAAGCCGGTTATTTTCAAGGTGGATTACAAAAATTAGTCTGTGCTAGAGAAATTTCTGGGTATATGAATCTAAATGAAAATCGCTCTAAAAGTTTTCAAATTTTTGTTCAAGGTTTACTAGAAATAATTAAAACTTAG